Sequence from the Anaerotignum faecicola genome:
CGGGGGAGGAAAGAGTACCACAACCGACACCACTGCAGCTGCAGGCGGAGAGACAGCAGAGACAACCGCCGGAGAGACAGCAGGGGACACAAAGGCCGAGAGCGGTGACAGGAAGAAAGTCGTATTCTGGTATTCCCACACAGGTGATGAGGCAACCTGCTTTGAAAATGCGATTAAGGCTTACAATGAGAGCCAGGACAAGTATTTCGTAGAGGGCTTGAGCGTATCTGATAAGCAGAAGATCATCGTTGCCATCTCCGGTAATGAAGCGCCTGACGTTATTGAAGTC
This genomic interval carries:
- a CDS encoding ABC transporter substrate-binding protein, producing the protein GGGKSTTTDTTAAAGGETAETTAGETAGDTKAESGDRKKVVFWYSHTGDEATCFENAIKAYNESQDKYFVEGLSVSDKQKIIVAISGNEAPDVIEVSNQDVLAYATNGLVESITDLAAADNYDLTGKGCFA